The following coding sequences are from one Candidatus Thorarchaeota archaeon window:
- a CDS encoding ABC transporter ATP-binding protein, producing the protein MNSDAIVDLHSISRVYRMGLVEVHALRGIDMQIKRGERIAIMGPSGSGKTTCLNIIGALDKPTSGTVYIDGIDITQKSEKELTKIRRDKISFIFQFFNLLPVLTAFENVEIPLLIAGVDEAERKEEVERLLELVGLSDRATHHPDELSGGEQQRVAIARALAKPPGSTSSIIILADEPTGDLDTSTGEEVMDVLLKSTQKENSTLIVVTHDADVGAKLDRILTMRDGLIVSDS; encoded by the coding sequence TTGAATTCAGACGCTATTGTCGATTTACATTCTATTTCGCGAGTGTATCGAATGGGGCTGGTGGAAGTCCATGCTCTTCGTGGTATTGATATGCAGATAAAGCGCGGCGAGCGGATTGCGATCATGGGTCCTAGTGGCTCCGGCAAGACCACTTGCCTCAATATCATTGGTGCTCTTGATAAACCGACTTCTGGAACTGTTTACATTGATGGAATCGACATCACCCAAAAGAGCGAAAAGGAACTGACAAAGATTCGTCGGGATAAGATCAGTTTTATCTTTCAGTTTTTCAATCTCCTTCCCGTCCTAACTGCATTTGAGAATGTAGAGATCCCCCTATTGATTGCTGGCGTTGATGAGGCTGAACGAAAAGAGGAAGTCGAACGCCTGCTTGAACTTGTTGGGTTGAGCGATCGGGCCACTCATCACCCCGATGAATTATCAGGCGGCGAACAGCAACGAGTTGCTATTGCACGGGCTCTCGCCAAGCCTCCCGGTTCGACAAGCTCGATTATCATTCTTGCAGATGAGCCGACTGGCGATCTTGATACGAGCACTGGCGAAGAGGTCATGGACGTTCTTCTCAAGAGCACTCAGAAAGAGAATAGCACACTCATAGTTGTCACGCATGATGCGGATGTTGGTGCAAAGTTGGATCGGATCTTGACAATGCGTGATGGTCTGATCGTGAGCGATTCGTGA
- a CDS encoding B12-binding domain-containing radical SAM protein — translation MTGKRWRGRSPENVIREVKLLENKYGVREIEFIDDLFTFDTKRVRAICKEFREEGFKIGWTCSTRANILSRHPEIAEWLHSAGCHTLYMGVESGSQRVLNAMKKGITIEQVNQAVEIAKKAGLELVLSFMVGYPTETELEANETIDLACRLDPELAQFTICTPYPGTPLYDQAKQEKWIRVKSWKDFSVLGAVMSPPGMTIETIKHLLHKAYLKFYFRPAYILKQIKSGNVDYVGLIFRVM, via the coding sequence ATTACAGGTAAGAGATGGAGAGGTAGGTCTCCAGAAAATGTTATTCGTGAGGTCAAGCTCCTTGAAAACAAGTATGGTGTGAGAGAAATTGAGTTCATTGATGATCTTTTCACATTTGACACTAAAAGGGTCCGTGCAATATGCAAAGAATTCAGGGAGGAAGGTTTCAAGATTGGATGGACTTGTTCTACAAGAGCCAATATCCTATCGCGTCATCCTGAGATAGCCGAGTGGCTGCATTCAGCTGGGTGTCATACACTGTATATGGGAGTGGAATCTGGAAGCCAACGAGTATTGAATGCTATGAAGAAGGGCATAACAATTGAACAGGTCAATCAGGCAGTGGAAATCGCAAAGAAAGCTGGATTAGAACTGGTTCTCTCCTTCATGGTTGGATATCCTACCGAAACAGAATTAGAAGCAAATGAAACTATTGATCTTGCATGTAGATTGGACCCAGAGTTAGCACAGTTTACTATTTGTACACCATATCCAGGCACACCACTTTATGATCAGGCCAAACAAGAAAAGTGGATTCGAGTAAAATCTTGGAAAGATTTCTCAGTATTGGGAGCGGTCATGTCACCTCCGGGGATGACCATAGAAACCATTAAACATCTCCTACATAAAGCATATTTAAAGTTCTATTTTCGTCCAGCCTACATATTGAAGCAAATCAAATCAGGGAACGTAGATTATGTAGGACTCATATTTCGAGTGATGTAA